A window from Nycticebus coucang isolate mNycCou1 chromosome X, mNycCou1.pri, whole genome shotgun sequence encodes these proteins:
- the DDX53 gene encoding DEAD box protein 53: MRNSMIGVVIGRSGAKINDLQRSTNTKIQIIKGDSEAEVKIYGSKDMKEKAKAAIETLIKKHESYQSKSDVDNVASQTPVGRDFSRNENVREHKPSIDWDRIKAKVVEWEKTKWTELPPIKKNFYIESKATRSMSEIQVDNWRKENFNIMCQDLKDGEKRRIPNPTCRFEDAFRHYSGLLESITSSGFRSPTPIQCQAWPIILQGIDLIGISQTGTGKTLSYLIPGFIHLDSQPIPRAQRNGPGMLVLIPTRELALQVEAECSKYSYKDLKSVCIYGGKDRDRQIQDVKKGVDIIIATPGRLHDLQMNNLVNLRSITYLVLDEADKMLDLGFEPQIMKILLDVRPDRQTVMFSATWPDTIHRLAHSYLKDPMMVYVGTLDLVAVHTVKQNVIVTTEREKRALIQEFLDNMSPDDKVIVFVNRKLVADDLSSDFGIQGIPVQSLHGDREQEDREQALEDFRSGRVKILIATDLASRGLDVNDVTHIYNYEFPRNVEEYVHRVGRTGRAGRTGTSITLITEDNVKIASELIEILKEANQSVPEDLVKMAKQYKLHQRRKEAEKTSRNFGGKSKHFY; the protein is encoded by the coding sequence ATGAGGAACAGCATGATTGGCGTAGTAATTGGTCGTAGTGgagcaaaaataaatgatctACAACGTTCAACAAAcactaaaatacaaattataaaggGAGATTCTGAGGCAGAGGTAAAAATTTATGGCAGCAAGGAcatgaaagaaaaggcaaaagcaGCTATAGAAACTTTGATTAAAAAACACGAAAGCTATCAGTCAAAATCCGATGTTGATAATGTAGCATCCCAAACCCCCGTTGGAAGAGACTTCAGCAGAAATGAGAATGTTAGAGAACATAAGCCATCAATAGATTGGGATCGAATCAAGGCGAAAGTTGTagaatgggaaaaaacaaaatggacaGAATTACCACCAATTAAGAAAAACTTTTACATAGAATCCAAAGCAACAAGATCAATGTCGGAAATACAGGTAGATAATTGGAGAAAGGAGAATTTTAACATCATGTGTCAGGACTTGAAAGATGGTGAAAAGCGTCGCATCCCGAATCCTACGTGTAGATTCGAAGATGCTTTCCGACACTACTCTGGGCTCCTGGAAAGCATAACATCTTCAGGTTTCCGGAGCCCAACCCCAATTCAGTGTCAAGCCTGGCCCATTATTCTACAAGGAATAGATCTTATAGGAATCTCACAAACTGGTACAGGAAAAACATTGTCCTATTTAATACCTGGGTTTATACATCTTGACTCTCAACCAATACCAAGAGCTCAAAGGAATGGACCTGGGATGCTGGTTCTTATACCAACTAGAGAATTAGCTCTTCAGGTGGAAGCTGAATGTTCTAAGTATTCGTACAAAGATCTTAAAAGTGTTTGCATATATGGTGgtaaagacagagacagacaaaTACAAGATGTCAAGAAAGGTGTAGATATCATTATTGCAACTCCTGGGAGACTACACGATCTGCAAATGAACAACTTAGTCAACCTAAGAAGCATAACCTACTTAGTTTTAGATGAGGCAGATAAAATGCTGGATCTGGGATTTGAACCCCAGATAATGAAGATTTTATTAGATGTGCGCCCAGACCGGCAGACTGTTATGTTCAGTGCAACTTGGCCAGATACCATTCATCGCCTTGCACACTCTTATTTGAAAGATCCTATGATGGTTTATGTTGGCACTCTAGATCTAGTTGCTGTACATACAGTGAAGCAAAATGTAATTGTAACCACTGAAAGAGAAAAACGAGCACTTATCCAAGAATTCCTAGACAATATGTCACCCGACGACAAAGTCATTGTGTTTGTCAACCGAAAACTTGTTGCTGATGACTTATCAAGTGACTTTGGTATCCAAGGTATCCCTGTGCAGTCACTGCATGGTGACAGAGAACAAGAAGATAGAGAACAGGCATTAGAAGACTTTAGAAGTGGAAGAGTGAAGATATTGATAGCAACTGATTTAGCATCTCGAGGTCTCGACGTTAATGAtgtcacacacatatacaattaTGAATTCCCACGAAATGTTGAAGAATATGTACACCGAGTAGGACGTACTGGAAGAGCAGGAAGGACTGGCACATCAATTACCCTTATCACTGAAGACAATGTGAAGATTGCCAGTGAATTGattgaaattctgaaagaagcaaATCAGAGTGTCCCAGAAGATCTTGTAAAAATGGCTAAGCAATACAAGTTACATCAACgaagaaaggaggcagaaaaaaCATCAAGAAATTTTGGAGGAAAATCCAAACACTTTTATTAA